The Sediminispirochaeta smaragdinae DSM 11293 genome has a segment encoding these proteins:
- a CDS encoding hybrid sensor histidine kinase/response regulator: protein MLFLYSGFLLHGLDLPRQIRFDPLTTREGLSSSSVSGILQDKDGIIWIATQAGLNRYDGYSFTYYENDPFNRNSLSHNLIQTTYLDEAGIIWLGTYGGLNRFDPKSGDFDAYIHDARRPDSLSNNVVVAITRDRDGNLWVGTLDGLNRLDTKTGSFTRYYPDPDDPSSVPDKVIRTLLVDDFGQLWIGSYGGLSRYLPETDAFEQIPIDTAGDGNGLLSPYVMSLCRNNEDSSSIFVGTWDGGISSLDVANGRIHHYPIPSEMLYQIMNDSKGRIWAATWGDGLIVLNPENGETIQYRDKEYAVEQKGLSHNVVYSLFEDDSGIIWIGTNGGGVNKYVEWSNRYRFIVNESGNPNSLSEGKVTSILEDEDGSLWIGVYSGGLNHYDPATGMVRRYSFDKEDTHSLSDNIVNVLFRDREDHLWIGTNDGLNRYLPDSDTFERVYADGSDRTPPESIIYTMAEDRKGNLWIGTNSSGAAVKKAGEERFINYAYDAADPGSLSDNLVRTVFEDSYGILWIGTNNGLNRYHANTGTFSRYYHDPDQPQTLSSDNIRVILEDSSGTLWIATAGGGLNRYNRKDDSFSAVSRKDGLLSNHILAMVERNPGELWLSTNRGLCIYNVEQGTFRTIDAENGLLTSELTTGLTLGRSENLYVGGVRGVTIIDREDTAGDPYIPPLVVTHFEVLGEERKLLKSGEKSYEELLLSPSDKLFSLQVAALDYSSPERNQYAFMLEGFDDSLIYSGTRNYVRYTNIDPGRYTLRIIGAGSRGNWNETGLTIPIRVLPPWWLSHPAFAAYLLVSLLFVLLLVNHYRIRRQRLEERYAEQERINRELDQKVKERTAEIEKARKVAEEATKAKSLFLANMSHEIRTPLTGMLGMFSLLAKTKLNQNQRSFLDYSRTAAENLNQLVNDLLDVESIESGTLPLHETRFDPEKALAYVYHLFEERAKAQGLDFFLDIEASDPSLEVLGDRNRFIQIVTNLVSNALKYTESGSISLKLTIAPAELTQAEAQRRRSYTVTVSDTGIGIPKDKTGSIFESFTQLDTGYAKSSKGVGLGLAIVKQLVDAMDGTISVESSPGGTSFTVSLSFPVAPPQEEAEETERTTASDNNSGIGKILVCEDEGINRFYLGTLLQNKGFAVDVAANGREAVRLAESNDYSLILMDLGMPEIDGLEATRMIRAQGITVPIIALTAHSYKEDIDKCREAGMDDFLAKPILEPLLFKKIRTWIGDKT from the coding sequence TTGCTATTTTTGTATTCCGGCTTCCTGCTTCATGGCTTGGATCTGCCACGGCAGATTCGTTTTGATCCATTGACGACCAGGGAGGGGCTGAGTAGCTCTTCCGTCTCCGGCATCCTTCAGGACAAGGATGGGATTATCTGGATCGCCACTCAGGCGGGTCTGAATCGATACGATGGATACTCTTTCACCTATTATGAAAATGATCCCTTCAATCGAAACTCTCTCTCTCATAATCTGATTCAAACGACCTATCTTGATGAGGCCGGTATCATCTGGCTCGGTACATACGGTGGTTTGAATCGTTTCGATCCCAAAAGCGGAGATTTCGATGCCTACATTCATGACGCCCGGCGTCCCGATTCTCTCAGCAATAATGTTGTCGTGGCCATCACACGGGACAGAGACGGAAACCTTTGGGTCGGTACGCTTGACGGCTTAAATCGACTCGACACGAAAACCGGAAGCTTTACCCGCTATTATCCCGATCCCGATGATCCCTCCTCCGTTCCCGATAAAGTGATCAGAACACTCCTTGTCGACGATTTCGGCCAGTTGTGGATTGGCAGTTACGGCGGGCTTTCCCGCTACCTCCCGGAAACGGATGCCTTTGAACAGATTCCGATCGACACTGCAGGAGACGGCAATGGCCTGCTCTCTCCTTATGTCATGTCCTTGTGTAGGAATAATGAGGACTCATCGTCGATTTTTGTCGGAACCTGGGACGGAGGCATAAGCTCTTTGGATGTAGCAAACGGCCGAATACATCATTATCCCATTCCTTCGGAGATGCTTTATCAGATAATGAACGACTCCAAGGGGCGTATTTGGGCCGCGACCTGGGGCGATGGACTTATTGTCCTCAATCCGGAGAACGGAGAGACGATCCAATACCGCGACAAAGAATATGCGGTGGAGCAGAAGGGGCTGAGCCACAATGTTGTCTACTCTCTCTTCGAGGATGACTCCGGTATCATCTGGATAGGGACAAATGGGGGTGGGGTCAACAAGTATGTCGAATGGTCGAACCGGTATCGCTTTATTGTCAATGAATCGGGGAATCCCAACTCACTGAGCGAGGGAAAGGTAACCTCAATCCTGGAAGATGAAGACGGCAGCCTCTGGATCGGTGTGTATTCCGGCGGTCTCAACCACTATGATCCTGCTACCGGTATGGTTCGCCGTTATAGCTTCGACAAGGAAGATACCCATAGCCTCAGCGACAATATTGTCAACGTACTTTTTCGCGATAGGGAGGATCATCTCTGGATCGGTACCAACGACGGACTAAATCGCTATCTTCCCGATAGTGACACGTTCGAACGCGTATATGCCGATGGTAGTGATCGAACACCGCCGGAGAGCATCATCTATACCATGGCCGAAGACCGTAAGGGAAATCTCTGGATTGGAACAAACTCTTCGGGGGCTGCTGTCAAAAAGGCCGGAGAAGAGCGTTTTATCAACTATGCCTATGATGCTGCTGACCCCGGAAGCCTGAGCGACAATCTGGTCAGGACGGTCTTTGAGGATAGCTATGGGATACTATGGATTGGCACCAATAACGGCCTGAACCGTTATCATGCCAATACAGGAACCTTTTCCCGCTACTATCATGATCCCGACCAACCGCAAACCTTGAGCAGTGACAATATCAGAGTGATCCTTGAAGATTCTTCCGGTACCCTTTGGATCGCAACTGCCGGAGGGGGCTTGAATCGCTATAACCGCAAAGATGATTCCTTTTCCGCAGTTTCCCGAAAGGATGGACTTCTTAGTAACCACATACTCGCCATGGTTGAACGAAATCCCGGTGAGTTGTGGCTCAGCACGAATCGAGGCTTATGCATCTATAATGTGGAGCAGGGGACCTTCCGCACAATAGATGCCGAAAACGGCCTTCTGACCAGCGAACTCACCACCGGCCTTACCCTCGGCCGGTCGGAAAACCTCTATGTCGGCGGGGTTCGCGGCGTTACCATCATCGACCGTGAAGATACCGCGGGGGATCCTTATATCCCTCCGCTAGTAGTGACGCACTTTGAGGTCCTCGGCGAAGAACGCAAGCTCCTGAAGTCCGGAGAGAAGAGCTATGAGGAGCTTCTCCTTTCACCTTCCGACAAGCTTTTCTCTCTCCAGGTCGCTGCACTTGACTATTCCTCGCCGGAAAGAAATCAGTATGCATTTATGCTTGAAGGCTTTGATGATTCCCTCATCTACTCTGGCACCCGTAACTATGTCCGTTATACAAACATTGATCCCGGTCGTTATACCCTAAGAATTATCGGGGCTGGCAGCAGAGGAAACTGGAATGAAACTGGCTTGACGATTCCTATACGGGTCCTTCCCCCCTGGTGGCTGAGTCATCCGGCCTTTGCCGCTTACCTGCTTGTTTCTCTTCTCTTCGTGCTTTTACTGGTTAACCATTACCGAATACGCCGTCAGCGCCTTGAAGAACGTTATGCGGAGCAGGAGCGAATCAACCGAGAACTCGATCAGAAGGTAAAGGAGCGAACCGCAGAGATTGAGAAGGCCCGGAAGGTCGCGGAGGAAGCGACAAAGGCCAAGAGTCTCTTTCTTGCAAACATGAGCCACGAGATTCGTACCCCTCTGACGGGAATGCTTGGCATGTTTTCCCTGTTGGCAAAGACAAAGCTCAATCAGAACCAGCGCTCCTTCCTCGACTATTCACGCACTGCAGCAGAAAATCTGAATCAATTGGTGAATGATTTGTTGGATGTCGAGAGCATCGAATCAGGGACCCTGCCGCTGCATGAGACCCGTTTTGATCCTGAAAAGGCCCTTGCCTATGTCTACCATCTCTTTGAAGAGCGTGCAAAGGCTCAGGGGCTGGACTTCTTTCTGGATATTGAAGCCTCCGATCCCTCCTTAGAGGTACTTGGCGATCGAAACCGTTTCATACAGATCGTTACCAATCTTGTCTCCAACGCCCTAAAGTATACCGAATCGGGCTCCATATCGCTAAAGCTAACCATTGCCCCGGCAGAACTTACTCAGGCAGAAGCGCAGAGAAGGCGGAGCTATACTGTGACCGTATCCGATACCGGAATCGGAATCCCGAAGGATAAAACAGGCTCGATTTTTGAGAGCTTTACCCAGCTCGATACCGGATACGCAAAAAGTTCGAAAGGCGTGGGACTGGGCCTTGCCATCGTCAAACAGCTGGTCGATGCCATGGACGGAACCATTTCGGTGGAGAGCAGCCCCGGCGGCACATCTTTTACGGTCAGTCTTTCGTTTCCCGTTGCTCCCCCGCAGGAAGAAGCGGAAGAAACGGAGAGGACAACCGCATCGGATAACAACAGCGGTATCGGCAAAATCCTTGTCTGCGAAGACGAAGGCATCAACCGTTTCTATTTGGGAACGCTCCTTCAAAACAAAGGTTTTGCGGTCGATGTAGCGGCAAACGGGCGTGAGGCGGTTAGGCTGGCCGAAAGCAATGATTATTCGCTTATTTTGATGGACCTCGGTATGCCCGAGATCGACGGTCTTGAAGCGACCAGGATGATACGCGCGCAAGGAATTACGGTACCGATCATTGCCCTTACCGCCCACTCATACAAGGAAGATATCGACAAGTGTCGTGAAGCCGGTATGGACGATTTCCTCGCAAAGCCGATCCTTGAGCCGCTGCTGTTTAAAAAGATCAGGACCTGGATCGGTGACAAGACATAA
- a CDS encoding AAA family ATPase: protein MKPRLYIFSGLPATGKSTLAKLLAQKISGAYLRIDTIEQGLRDLCSCDVQGEGYRLAYSIAADNLKSGIHVIADSCNPWVLTRNEWEHVAMENGADFINIEVVCSDAVEHQKRAQHRTNEIAGLTLPGWEDIQKRVYHPWHKEVIRVDTAGKRIQDSFDFLMRMIN, encoded by the coding sequence ATGAAACCAAGGTTGTACATCTTTTCAGGGTTGCCTGCGACAGGGAAATCAACCCTTGCGAAACTACTGGCACAAAAGATTTCCGGTGCGTATCTAAGAATAGATACCATCGAACAGGGGCTGCGTGATCTCTGCTCGTGTGATGTCCAGGGGGAAGGGTATCGTTTGGCCTATAGCATTGCTGCCGATAATCTGAAATCAGGCATTCATGTCATTGCCGATTCTTGTAATCCCTGGGTGTTAACCAGAAACGAATGGGAACACGTTGCGATGGAGAACGGTGCCGATTTTATTAATATTGAAGTTGTATGCAGTGATGCAGTGGAACATCAAAAAAGGGCGCAGCATCGAACCAACGAAATTGCCGGTTTGACCTTACCAGGATGGGAAGATATTCAGAAGCGAGTGTACCACCCATGGCATAAAGAGGTCATACGAGTTGACACCGCCGGTAAGAGGATACAGGACTCTTTTGATTTCTTAATGCGTATGATCAACTAA
- a CDS encoding NAD(P)-dependent alcohol dehydrogenase codes for MKGFAMRKIGKTGWVEKDTPECGPLDAIVKPLAVSPCTSDVHTVWEGAIGERTDMILGHEAVGEVVEVGSLVKDFTSGDKVIIPAITPDWSSPESQAGFSMHSGGMLAGWKFSNFKDGVFADYFHVNDADGNLALLPDELDVAEAVMLSDMVPTGFHGVELAEIKFGDDVCVVGIGPVGLMAVAGAALSGAANIYAVGSRPVCSQVAREYGATDIINYRDGDLVEQIMDKTNGKGVDKAIVAGGTATETFNQVLKILKPGGRIGNVNYLGSGENVLINRLDWGCGMGHKVIAGGLMPGGRLRMEKLAALATTGRIDLGKLITHKFNGMEHLEEALFLMKDKPKELIKPVVIV; via the coding sequence ATGAAAGGTTTCGCAATGCGAAAAATAGGTAAAACCGGGTGGGTTGAAAAGGACACGCCTGAATGTGGACCGCTTGATGCAATCGTAAAACCACTGGCTGTTTCTCCATGTACTTCCGATGTGCATACCGTATGGGAAGGCGCCATCGGAGAAAGAACGGATATGATTCTGGGACATGAAGCCGTGGGAGAAGTAGTCGAAGTCGGTTCTCTGGTCAAAGATTTTACATCGGGTGACAAAGTGATTATACCCGCAATTACACCTGACTGGTCTTCCCCGGAATCTCAGGCCGGATTTTCCATGCATTCGGGAGGAATGCTGGCAGGCTGGAAGTTTTCTAATTTTAAAGATGGTGTTTTTGCAGATTACTTTCATGTAAACGACGCTGATGGAAACCTTGCCCTTTTGCCTGATGAACTTGATGTTGCAGAAGCTGTCATGTTAAGTGATATGGTACCAACTGGTTTTCATGGTGTTGAATTAGCTGAAATCAAATTTGGAGATGACGTATGTGTCGTCGGAATAGGGCCTGTTGGGTTAATGGCAGTTGCAGGAGCCGCCTTATCAGGTGCAGCCAATATATATGCAGTAGGTTCACGTCCAGTTTGTTCGCAGGTTGCTAGAGAATATGGCGCAACGGATATTATTAATTATCGCGATGGTGATCTTGTTGAACAAATCATGGACAAAACCAATGGGAAAGGTGTCGATAAGGCAATTGTAGCAGGCGGTACCGCAACGGAAACCTTTAATCAAGTATTAAAAATACTAAAGCCAGGCGGAAGAATTGGCAATGTTAATTATCTTGGCAGCGGAGAAAACGTTTTGATTAATAGACTTGACTGGGGTTGCGGGATGGGACACAAAGTTATTGCCGGAGGCTTGATGCCGGGCGGCAGGCTTAGGATGGAGAAACTTGCGGCGCTTGCCACAACAGGCAGAATTGATTTAGGCAAACTTATAACCCACAAATTCAATGGTATGGAGCATCTTGAAGAGGCATTGTTTCTGATGAAGGACAAACCTAAGGAATTAATAAAACCAGTAGTCATTGTTTAA
- a CDS encoding SH3 domain-containing protein, translated as MIKNIRIVAACIVLLLLVCGAVCAEHGISVGDSGSPLQETLSGKRFFRMFHDLDVESLFFETDSESGLLQFEIRIEDSGGAGFFPVDKGSVSISGSRVTLSGEEGTTILIFSDEPTLGATYHLSPENCTNEADIYHSTPPEEGAHVLIGGYECVVASAPYVGIEEQILHTAPDRSSPVYHYNQIYYSDQNMSTENLYVYPGCCRIHPGEYIGVEAYTVKEDTIDGVTAHWFFVPRYGVASNTQTSHAAWVFGAALEKRTDSSRSEFDYASFGYVDPKLFFPEIVSCGARRISAAENSAIEKHSHPAVPMDVVYASDIDWKQKGICSLKIGKAMCTTANLRLRAAPAIESDIIRTIPKDREVRILQLDSEDTIDGIAARWVQVSLPDALSGWCFGGYLE; from the coding sequence ATGATAAAAAACATACGGATTGTGGCAGCCTGTATAGTCCTGCTTTTGCTGGTATGCGGAGCAGTATGTGCAGAACATGGTATTTCTGTCGGAGACTCGGGATCGCCCCTGCAGGAAACCCTTTCGGGGAAGCGTTTTTTCCGGATGTTCCACGATTTGGATGTAGAGAGCCTCTTCTTTGAGACGGATTCCGAGTCAGGCTTGCTGCAGTTTGAAATTCGAATAGAAGATTCCGGTGGTGCCGGTTTCTTTCCTGTGGATAAGGGTAGTGTTAGTATATCGGGTTCCCGGGTGACGCTTTCCGGCGAGGAGGGGACAACGATACTGATATTTTCCGATGAGCCGACCCTTGGAGCAACGTACCATCTTTCTCCCGAAAACTGCACCAACGAAGCTGATATCTATCATTCCACACCGCCTGAAGAGGGCGCGCATGTCTTGATCGGCGGTTATGAATGCGTTGTGGCCTCCGCTCCCTATGTTGGAATAGAAGAACAGATCTTACATACTGCTCCGGATCGTTCATCTCCGGTGTATCACTATAATCAGATATATTATTCCGATCAGAACATGAGTACCGAAAACCTGTATGTATATCCCGGCTGCTGCCGCATACATCCCGGCGAGTACATTGGTGTGGAAGCTTATACCGTAAAAGAGGATACCATAGACGGTGTGACGGCGCACTGGTTTTTTGTACCTCGTTACGGTGTTGCCTCAAACACTCAAACAAGCCACGCTGCCTGGGTTTTTGGTGCTGCACTGGAAAAACGAACGGACAGTAGCAGGAGTGAATTCGACTATGCCTCGTTCGGCTATGTCGACCCAAAGCTGTTTTTCCCTGAGATTGTTTCCTGCGGAGCCCGGCGAATAAGCGCTGCCGAGAATAGTGCCATAGAGAAGCATAGTCACCCTGCAGTTCCCATGGATGTGGTGTATGCTTCGGATATCGATTGGAAGCAGAAGGGCATCTGTTCCTTGAAAATCGGCAAGGCAATGTGTACGACGGCAAATCTCCGTCTCCGTGCGGCTCCTGCTATCGAGAGTGATATCATCAGGACAATACCAAAAGATAGGGAGGTACGTATCTTGCAACTTGATAGCGAGGATACCATCGACGGCATTGCTGCAAGATGGGTACAGGTTTCGCTGCCCGACGCACTGAGCGGCTGGTGCTTCGGCGGCTATTTGGAGTAG
- a CDS encoding NADase-type glycan-binding domain-containing protein: MKRSCRVLLFMYLAFLSSVVLYAQQGEYIDISEYYYDESNETDCTVFVTALFDADGYISSFNRHTVWEKTGRIEHLTITGKREGENYIVSRSLNGLVGDHGETRTFIPGTGCWHTINDDGTPGADVYYSDDPPNLTYDPDRPHDYIVSYDQNTITVSNIHAEPGRTVFTLDDGRIRTFYFSRYPDSVNTYTYKNKFCIISDNDSSYSSGAIITTNHKFRSWKVNAALVDFLLWSEDDLAFPLILGLPFEYPIYTASSHLIEDDGSTVYDSDNLHHAGNLPWASAYGKGIGDIITINLGKERKTALHFINGYTFAERPDLYAKNSRLRSARVTNRANGRSLVLDVADVGDEQLFDLSSLFDDSGNMNCLDFEVISVYPGSKYDDLCIQMMSME, encoded by the coding sequence ATGAAACGTTCCTGTCGGGTCCTTCTTTTCATGTACCTTGCTTTTTTATCTTCTGTCGTGCTGTATGCACAGCAGGGCGAATATATCGATATAAGCGAATATTATTACGACGAAAGCAATGAGACGGACTGTACTGTCTTTGTAACTGCACTCTTCGATGCCGATGGTTATATAAGCTCCTTCAACCGTCATACGGTATGGGAAAAGACCGGAAGGATAGAACACCTTACCATTACGGGGAAGCGGGAGGGGGAAAACTATATTGTAAGCCGCAGCCTAAACGGGCTTGTCGGTGATCACGGTGAAACGCGAACCTTTATTCCCGGTACCGGCTGCTGGCATACCATAAATGATGATGGAACTCCCGGTGCCGATGTCTATTATTCCGATGATCCCCCTAATCTAACCTATGACCCCGATAGGCCTCACGACTATATTGTTTCGTACGATCAAAATACGATCACTGTCTCTAATATCCACGCCGAACCGGGACGCACCGTTTTTACCCTGGATGACGGCAGAATCCGAACGTTTTATTTCAGTAGGTACCCGGATTCGGTCAATACGTATACCTATAAAAACAAATTCTGCATTATCTCCGATAACGATTCTTCATACTCCAGTGGTGCGATCATAACGACAAACCACAAGTTTCGTTCCTGGAAGGTGAATGCCGCCTTGGTGGATTTTCTACTCTGGTCGGAGGATGACTTGGCTTTTCCCCTCATTCTCGGTCTTCCCTTCGAGTATCCCATCTATACGGCAAGCTCACATCTCATCGAGGATGATGGGAGCACGGTCTATGATTCCGATAATCTGCACCATGCAGGCAATCTTCCCTGGGCAAGCGCATACGGCAAGGGGATCGGCGATATCATCACGATCAATCTCGGAAAAGAAAGGAAAACGGCGCTTCATTTTATCAACGGATATACCTTTGCGGAACGTCCCGATCTGTATGCAAAGAACAGCCGCTTACGATCGGCACGGGTAACGAACCGTGCGAACGGCAGGTCCCTTGTTCTCGATGTGGCGGATGTCGGCGATGAACAGCTCTTTGACCTTTCTTCGCTTTTTGATGACAGCGGGAACATGAACTGTTTAGACTTTGAAGTGATTTCGGTCTATCCGGGAAGTAAATATGATGATTTGTGCATCCAGATGATGAGCATGGAATGA
- a CDS encoding DUF2179 domain-containing protein, producing MSFIPEPIFSWVVLPLLIFFARIADVTIGTMRIVFVARGQKLIAPLLGFFEVLIWLIALTKIMQNLGNPVTYFAYGAGFAMGNFIGITLEARLAFGMCIIRTITRQDAHDVVEKLRDEGYGVTVIDANGNFGKVSVFYSVVKRSHIDHFVGIIKSYNPKAFYTIEDVRVVNEGFYPKRSSLRRRPLRKGK from the coding sequence ATGAGCTTTATACCTGAACCAATCTTTTCCTGGGTTGTGCTTCCTCTTCTCATTTTTTTTGCGCGAATTGCGGATGTTACCATTGGTACCATGCGCATCGTTTTTGTCGCCCGGGGACAGAAGCTTATTGCCCCGCTGCTCGGTTTCTTTGAGGTGCTGATATGGCTTATCGCCCTTACGAAGATTATGCAGAACCTGGGGAATCCCGTTACCTACTTTGCCTACGGAGCGGGGTTTGCTATGGGGAATTTTATCGGGATCACCCTTGAGGCGCGCCTTGCCTTTGGCATGTGTATTATTCGGACCATAACACGCCAGGATGCCCATGACGTGGTGGAAAAGTTACGTGACGAAGGCTATGGGGTTACGGTCATCGATGCCAATGGGAATTTCGGTAAGGTATCCGTCTTTTACAGTGTGGTCAAACGTTCCCATATCGACCACTTCGTCGGTATTATCAAAAGTTACAATCCGAAAGCTTTTTATACCATTGAGGATGTCCGCGTTGTCAACGAGGGATTCTATCCGAAGCGAAGCAGCCTCCGGCGGAGGCCGCTTCGAAAAGGGAAATAG
- a CDS encoding GNAT family N-acetyltransferase — protein sequence MNKGVEYEVRQAGIDDLASIFHLGEKVFTSHGYSNLYRTWDEYEVTTFFNQESENVLVAEDDGKVVGFAMGTTIEKARSAWSYGHLVWLGVEPDYARSGLGSMLFDRFKRLMKKQGVRMLMVDTQADNEPAISFFRKKGFENPTRHVYLTMQL from the coding sequence GTGAATAAAGGTGTCGAATATGAGGTGAGACAGGCGGGAATCGATGATCTCGCTTCCATTTTTCATCTCGGAGAAAAGGTTTTTACATCGCATGGTTACTCAAATCTGTACCGGACCTGGGATGAATATGAGGTGACTACATTTTTTAACCAGGAATCAGAGAATGTCCTTGTTGCCGAAGACGATGGCAAGGTCGTTGGATTTGCAATGGGGACCACGATCGAGAAGGCTCGATCGGCCTGGAGCTACGGTCACCTCGTTTGGCTGGGCGTGGAACCGGACTATGCCCGATCGGGACTGGGAAGCATGCTTTTCGATCGGTTTAAGCGATTAATGAAAAAACAGGGTGTGAGAATGCTTATGGTCGATACACAGGCGGATAATGAACCTGCCATCTCTTTTTTCAGAAAAAAGGGGTTTGAAAATCCGACGCGTCATGTTTACCTCACCATGCAACTTTGA
- a CDS encoding M20 family metallopeptidase, translating into MNGNLVNRDRLYTLLRDMVDIYSPSGKEEHLARFLVDYCVKQGIPVTLRQVDESRFNLEISADGATPELLFLGHIDTVPAFDIEEYSFFEENGLCRGLGTADMKGGCAALIEAFVTAFEGGFLPSNLLLSLVVGEEESGDGTEALLDAYQFRGALVAEPTGLVPCTSHYGYLETIITIFGYRRHAAMSDRESHAIRTMLSLLLSLEAFIEASQNDTVLNIRDLHSSESGFASPDRCSSTIDLHIAPGTDAARYARELDRFLRDQLSSISTSGYQLSMPFIADGYVMAENDPLSLLLKDVFDSLSLPWMPGSFRSHSDANLLRDAGCLPIILGPGTLSEAHTMNEFVEFDQVYRAADLYTRVLHALKRA; encoded by the coding sequence TTGAACGGTAATCTTGTGAATCGGGACAGGCTTTACACTCTTCTCCGTGATATGGTAGATATCTACTCGCCTTCGGGGAAAGAGGAACACCTCGCCAGATTCCTTGTCGACTATTGTGTGAAGCAGGGAATACCTGTAACCCTTCGGCAGGTGGACGAATCCCGCTTTAATCTCGAAATTTCGGCGGATGGGGCCACTCCCGAGTTGCTTTTCCTCGGGCATATCGATACCGTTCCCGCTTTCGATATAGAAGAGTATTCATTTTTCGAGGAAAACGGACTTTGTAGGGGCTTGGGAACGGCGGACATGAAGGGAGGCTGCGCAGCCTTGATTGAGGCCTTTGTTACAGCCTTCGAAGGCGGCTTCCTTCCTTCGAATCTCCTGCTTTCTCTTGTCGTCGGGGAGGAGGAGAGTGGCGACGGAACGGAAGCCCTCCTCGATGCATATCAATTCCGAGGGGCCCTCGTTGCGGAACCTACAGGACTTGTCCCCTGTACAAGTCATTACGGTTACCTGGAGACGATCATAACCATCTTCGGGTATCGCCGTCATGCGGCCATGTCGGACCGTGAGTCCCACGCGATCAGAACCATGCTCAGTCTGCTTCTGAGCCTCGAAGCGTTCATCGAGGCCTCGCAGAACGACACGGTTTTGAATATCCGGGATCTTCATAGTTCGGAATCGGGTTTCGCCTCTCCCGACCGCTGTTCCTCTACCATTGATCTCCATATTGCTCCGGGCACCGATGCCGCACGTTATGCCCGGGAACTTGATCGCTTTCTTCGCGATCAGCTTTCCTCCATCTCGACAAGCGGCTACCAGCTGAGCATGCCCTTCATTGCCGACGGCTATGTTATGGCCGAGAACGATCCATTATCCCTTCTTTTGAAAGATGTGTTTGATTCTCTATCGTTGCCCTGGATGCCGGGTTCCTTTCGTAGCCATTCTGACGCTAATCTGCTTAGAGATGCGGGATGCCTTCCGATTATCCTTGGGCCGGGTACTCTTTCCGAGGCACACACCATGAACGAGTTTGTTGAATTCGATCAGGTATACAGGGCTGCCGACCTGTATACCCGTGTACTACACGCATTGAAACGAGCTTAG